One window of the Shewanella cyperi genome contains the following:
- a CDS encoding S41 family peptidase, with protein sequence MAGSSEPVQDPRPLSFRGVTACLCLLITLSTLALLQLSWPEPAKPQQLTSADIAEDLYLLQQKLTRHSAFLALHGKSAEDKLGRASQALLKKVDGQLSNRRFAAELLRLLAPLEDPGLHLAAESLDCRQLPLQLRPMEHQWLALNETGAPLDADFPFITHIDGLPLERWIGAAQRYLPSGSKNSPGLLQPWLGRLGILRRDLGLPDTDSVLLGLSDGEFASRFHSLALAAESSIQNKDEFPQATAWLATYPAFKPLLQPLLGSLMLRGGNQEPAPEPRPMPSLQRLDPGSMSLTVDNLDALDTQASKALLSQALASPRLIVDLRHAHGHSPQLLSMLAGYAGESGSLLGFAHYRRGDTRSDFFGSGAFRILPGAVEPGLPESGEAFGPWYSRSLEGQSSRSRPDFASAPDTRLAIIAGPNCRQECEWIVHSAKHWARAVILGEATSGDLGKLYSLTLPNSRIRVSFSQSLAFAADGQLLSAVGTQPDIIISSVDEPDWQGLLQLIDSEQLAQTSSSHGTGAR encoded by the coding sequence ATGGCGGGAAGCAGTGAACCGGTGCAAGACCCACGCCCCCTGAGTTTTCGGGGCGTTACCGCTTGCCTGTGCCTGCTGATCACCCTGAGCACCCTTGCCCTGCTGCAGCTCAGCTGGCCTGAGCCGGCCAAACCGCAGCAACTGACAAGCGCCGACATAGCCGAAGATCTCTATCTGCTGCAGCAAAAATTGACCAGACACTCGGCCTTTCTGGCACTCCATGGAAAGAGTGCCGAAGACAAGTTGGGCCGGGCCAGTCAGGCACTGCTTAAAAAAGTGGATGGCCAATTAAGCAACAGGCGTTTTGCTGCCGAACTGCTGCGGCTATTGGCGCCATTGGAGGATCCCGGTCTGCACCTGGCCGCAGAGTCGCTCGATTGTCGTCAATTACCGCTGCAACTGCGGCCCATGGAACACCAGTGGTTGGCACTGAATGAAACCGGCGCGCCGCTGGACGCTGATTTTCCCTTTATCACCCACATAGATGGCCTGCCCCTGGAACGCTGGATAGGAGCGGCTCAGCGTTACCTGCCATCGGGCTCCAAAAACAGTCCCGGTCTGTTGCAGCCCTGGCTTGGACGCCTGGGCATTTTGCGCAGGGATCTCGGCCTGCCGGACACGGACTCTGTGTTGCTTGGGCTCAGCGATGGTGAATTTGCCTCCCGCTTCCACTCCCTGGCGCTGGCAGCAGAATCCTCAATCCAAAACAAGGATGAGTTCCCCCAGGCCACGGCATGGTTGGCAACTTATCCGGCGTTTAAGCCCCTGCTGCAGCCCCTGTTAGGCTCACTGATGTTGCGGGGCGGCAATCAAGAGCCGGCACCCGAGCCAAGGCCAATGCCGAGTTTACAGCGGCTGGATCCCGGCAGTATGTCGCTGACAGTGGACAATCTCGATGCCCTGGATACCCAGGCAAGCAAAGCGCTGTTGAGTCAGGCCTTGGCATCGCCAAGGCTGATTGTGGATTTGCGTCACGCCCACGGCCACAGCCCCCAGCTGCTCAGTATGCTGGCCGGCTATGCCGGTGAGTCAGGCTCACTGTTGGGGTTTGCCCACTACCGCCGCGGTGATACCCGCAGCGACTTCTTTGGCAGTGGCGCCTTTCGAATTCTGCCTGGCGCAGTGGAGCCAGGTTTGCCGGAGAGTGGTGAAGCTTTCGGTCCCTGGTACAGTCGCAGCCTTGAGGGCCAATCCTCCCGAAGCCGGCCCGATTTCGCTTCCGCACCCGATACCAGGCTGGCCATTATTGCCGGCCCCAATTGCCGCCAGGAATGTGAATGGATAGTGCACAGCGCCAAGCATTGGGCCAGGGCCGTGATCCTCGGTGAGGCCACCAGCGGCGATCTTGGCAAGCTTTACAGCCTGACTTTGCCCAATTCCCGCATCCGGGTTTCCTTCAGCCAGTCGCTGGCATTTGCTGCCGACGGCCAATTGCTGTCAGCGGTGGGAACCCAACCCGACATCATCATCTCCAGCGTCGATGAACCCGATTGGCAGGGCTTGTTGCAATTAATCGACAGCGAGCAACTGGCGCAGACCAGTAGCAGCCATGGCACAGGCGCGCGTTGA
- a CDS encoding phospholipase A, with the protein MAIHAQAEDSLVKDRVKEELATSDKPFVITPHKVNYLLPFTYNSSPNMAPFEDEAREHGATLDNAEAKFQISFKFPLWYNVFGDNGHLFFAYTNQSYWQVYNQDISSPFRETNHEPELFMLFNNDWKLFGMTNSLWGFGAVHQSNGKAGDMSRSWNRVYGTMVFDSGPLALAARVWWRIPESEKEYEGDPRGDDNPDIEDYLGNFELHAVYGLNEQRYTLLLRNNLDNPNRGAVELTWSYPLVGNLRFYAQYFNGYGESLIDYNAHTQRIGLGVSLNDIL; encoded by the coding sequence ATGGCCATCCATGCCCAGGCCGAAGACTCGCTGGTAAAAGACAGGGTCAAGGAAGAACTGGCCACTTCGGACAAACCCTTTGTGATCACCCCGCACAAGGTCAACTACCTGTTGCCCTTTACCTACAACAGTTCCCCCAATATGGCCCCCTTCGAGGACGAGGCCCGCGAACATGGGGCCACACTGGATAATGCCGAAGCCAAGTTTCAGATAAGCTTCAAGTTTCCGCTTTGGTACAATGTCTTTGGTGACAATGGTCATCTGTTTTTCGCCTATACCAATCAGTCCTACTGGCAGGTGTACAACCAGGACATATCGTCTCCGTTCCGCGAGACCAACCATGAGCCCGAGCTGTTTATGCTGTTCAACAACGACTGGAAGCTGTTTGGCATGACCAATTCGCTCTGGGGCTTTGGTGCTGTCCACCAGTCCAACGGCAAGGCCGGAGACATGTCCCGCAGCTGGAACAGGGTTTATGGCACCATGGTGTTTGATTCTGGCCCACTGGCACTGGCGGCCAGGGTGTGGTGGCGCATACCCGAAAGCGAAAAGGAATATGAGGGCGATCCCCGCGGTGACGACAATCCGGATATCGAAGATTATCTGGGCAATTTTGAGCTCCATGCCGTCTATGGCCTCAATGAACAGCGCTACACCCTGTTGCTGCGCAACAATCTCGACAACCCCAACCGCGGCGCAGTGGAGCTGACCTGGAGTTATCCCCTGGTGGGCAATCTGAGGTTCTATGCGCAATACTTCAATGGCTACGGCGAAAGTTTGATAGATTACAACGCCCACACCCAGCGCATCGGCCTGGGCGTGTCCCTCAACGATATTCTCTAG
- the cobA gene encoding uroporphyrinogen-III C-methyltransferase, translating to MDIVTLPGQQTAGKVWLVGAGPGDVDLLTLKAARVLAAADVVLYDALVSDDILALIPASAEKIAVGKRAGAHSARQEEINQLLVTKAFTRRNVVRLKGGDPFIFGRGGEELQTLAEAGVQFEVIPGITAASGTSAYAGIPLTHRDHAQGVTFITGHCQLDSRPMDWQGYANPANTLVVYMGILNAGLIQRELINHGRSADTPVAIVSRATTAQQQKVIGTLGALEALAKDPRVVMPALMIVGEVVSLADSLNWFEPAAVSETPAKQLVK from the coding sequence ATGGACATAGTGACACTGCCGGGGCAACAAACGGCGGGCAAGGTATGGTTGGTGGGCGCAGGACCCGGCGACGTGGACCTGCTCACTCTCAAGGCCGCCCGGGTGCTGGCCGCTGCCGATGTCGTATTGTACGACGCCCTGGTCAGCGATGACATACTGGCGCTGATCCCGGCCTCGGCGGAAAAGATCGCCGTAGGCAAAAGGGCCGGTGCCCACAGCGCCCGCCAGGAAGAAATCAATCAATTGTTGGTGACCAAGGCCTTTACCCGCCGCAATGTGGTGCGCCTCAAGGGCGGCGACCCCTTTATCTTCGGCCGCGGTGGTGAAGAGCTGCAGACCCTGGCGGAAGCCGGGGTGCAATTTGAAGTGATCCCCGGGATCACCGCCGCCAGCGGCACCTCGGCCTATGCCGGCATTCCTTTGACCCACAGGGATCATGCCCAGGGCGTGACCTTTATTACCGGCCATTGCCAACTGGACAGCCGCCCCATGGATTGGCAGGGCTATGCCAACCCGGCCAACACCCTGGTGGTGTACATGGGCATACTCAACGCTGGCCTTATCCAGCGTGAACTGATTAATCATGGCCGCAGTGCCGACACCCCGGTGGCAATAGTATCCAGAGCCACCACGGCCCAGCAGCAGAAGGTTATTGGTACCCTGGGTGCCCTCGAAGCCCTGGCCAAAGATCCCAGGGTGGTGATGCCGGCGCTGATGATAGTGGGCGAGGTGGTCAGCCTGGCCGACAGCCTGAACTGGTTTGAACCCGCCGCCGTCAGCGAGACGCCGGCCAAACAGCTTGTGAAATAA
- the cysD gene encoding sulfate adenylyltransferase subunit CysD has translation MSGPVLSHLQQLEAESIQIFREVAAEFDNPVMLYSIGKDSSVLLHLARKAFYPGKIPFPLLHVDTDWKFRDMITFRDEVARKYGFDLLVHKNPEGIAMGMNPFTFGSSKHTDVMKTEGLKQALNKYGFDAAFGGARRDEEKSRAKERVYSFRDQHHRWDPKNQRPELWHTYNGQVNKGESIRVFPLSNWTELDIWQYIYQENIDIVPLYFADYRPVVERNGTLIMVDDERMPLNEGEVPELKRVRFRTLGCYPLTGAIESSASSLTEIIEEMLLSRSSERQGRVIDHDSSGSMEKKKREGYF, from the coding sequence ATGTCAGGGCCCGTCCTCAGTCATTTGCAACAGTTGGAAGCGGAGAGCATTCAAATCTTCCGTGAAGTTGCCGCGGAGTTTGATAACCCTGTGATGCTGTATTCCATCGGCAAGGATTCATCCGTGCTGCTGCACCTTGCGCGCAAGGCCTTTTATCCGGGCAAGATCCCTTTCCCGCTGCTGCACGTGGATACCGACTGGAAATTCCGCGACATGATCACGTTCCGGGATGAGGTGGCCAGGAAATACGGTTTTGACCTGCTGGTGCACAAGAATCCCGAAGGTATTGCCATGGGTATGAATCCCTTCACCTTTGGCTCTTCCAAGCACACAGACGTGATGAAGACCGAGGGCCTGAAGCAGGCGCTCAACAAGTATGGCTTTGATGCCGCTTTCGGTGGTGCCCGCCGCGACGAGGAAAAATCCCGCGCCAAGGAGCGGGTCTATTCCTTCCGCGATCAGCATCATCGCTGGGATCCCAAGAACCAGCGCCCGGAGCTGTGGCACACCTATAACGGCCAGGTGAACAAGGGCGAGAGCATCCGGGTCTTCCCGCTGTCGAACTGGACCGAGCTGGATATCTGGCAATACATCTATCAGGAAAACATCGACATAGTACCCCTGTACTTTGCCGATTACCGCCCCGTGGTGGAGCGCAACGGCACCCTGATCATGGTGGATGACGAGCGTATGCCACTCAATGAGGGCGAAGTGCCTGAGCTGAAGCGGGTGCGCTTCCGCACTTTGGGCTGCTATCCGCTGACCGGCGCCATAGAGTCCAGCGCCTCCTCCCTGACCGAGATCATTGAGGAAATGCTGCTGTCCCGCTCCAGCGAACGTCAGGGGCGGGTGATAGATCATGACTCATCCGGGTCAATGGAAAAGAAAAAACGTGAGGGCTATTTCTGA
- the cysN gene encoding sulfate adenylyltransferase subunit CysN, translating into MSVALQVKDLGIEQYLEKQQHKSLLKFLTCGSVDDGKSTLIGRLLHDSAQIYEDQLAALHKDSKSHGTTGEAIDLALLVDGLQAEREQGITIDVAYRYFSTEKRKFIIADTPGHEQYTRNMATGASNCDLAIILIDARHGVQVQTRRHSFICALLGIKQFVVAVNKMDLLGFDEARFEEIKRDYLAFAAQLQVPDIRFVPLSALEGDNLVNRSERSPWYQGPTLLELLEQAPVTGFNHGFEARLPVQYVNRPNLDFRGFAGTIASGSFRAGDEVKVLPSGKSSRIKSIVTFDGELPEAFAGQAVTLTLNDEIDISRGDVIVPADSRATVSNRLLAKVVWMHEQPLVVGRQYNIKLGTKKVPGTVKHLVHGIDVNSLAETSLSELPLNGIALVELELNESVVFDAYRDNRDTGGFIFIDRLSNITVGAGMVESALEAKAQKTDFSEFELELNALIRKHFPHWQALDISK; encoded by the coding sequence ATGTCAGTCGCACTGCAAGTCAAAGATCTGGGTATTGAACAGTACCTGGAAAAGCAACAGCACAAGTCTTTGCTGAAGTTCCTGACCTGTGGCTCGGTGGACGACGGTAAATCCACCCTCATAGGCCGTTTGCTGCACGACAGCGCCCAGATCTATGAAGATCAGCTGGCGGCGCTGCACAAGGACTCCAAGTCCCACGGCACCACAGGCGAAGCCATCGACCTGGCGCTGCTGGTGGACGGTCTGCAGGCGGAGCGCGAGCAGGGTATCACCATAGATGTGGCCTACCGCTATTTCTCCACCGAGAAGCGCAAGTTCATCATTGCCGATACCCCGGGTCACGAGCAGTACACCCGCAACATGGCCACAGGCGCTTCCAACTGCGATCTGGCCATTATCCTGATTGATGCCCGCCACGGGGTGCAGGTGCAAACCCGTCGTCACAGCTTTATCTGTGCCTTGCTGGGTATCAAGCAGTTCGTGGTGGCGGTCAACAAGATGGATCTGCTGGGCTTCGACGAGGCCCGCTTTGAAGAGATCAAGCGCGACTACCTGGCCTTTGCGGCCCAGCTGCAGGTGCCGGACATTCGCTTTGTGCCCCTGTCGGCACTGGAAGGTGACAACCTGGTGAACCGCTCCGAGCGCAGCCCCTGGTATCAGGGCCCAACCCTGCTGGAGCTGCTGGAGCAGGCGCCCGTAACCGGCTTCAATCACGGCTTTGAGGCCCGTTTGCCGGTGCAGTACGTCAATCGCCCCAACCTGGATTTCCGTGGCTTTGCCGGCACCATAGCGTCCGGCAGTTTCAGGGCCGGGGATGAGGTCAAGGTGCTGCCCTCCGGCAAAAGCTCGCGCATCAAGAGCATAGTGACCTTTGATGGCGAGTTGCCCGAGGCCTTTGCCGGCCAGGCGGTGACCCTGACCCTCAATGATGAAATCGATATCAGCCGTGGCGACGTGATAGTGCCTGCCGACAGCCGGGCGACTGTGTCGAACCGCCTGCTGGCCAAGGTGGTGTGGATGCACGAGCAGCCTTTGGTTGTCGGTCGTCAGTACAACATTAAGCTCGGCACCAAAAAGGTGCCCGGTACGGTCAAGCACCTGGTGCACGGCATAGATGTGAACAGCCTGGCGGAAACCAGCCTGAGTGAATTGCCGCTCAATGGCATAGCCCTGGTGGAGCTGGAACTGAACGAGTCGGTGGTGTTTGACGCCTACCGCGACAACCGCGACACGGGTGGTTTCATCTTTATCGACCGTCTGAGCAATATCACTGTCGGTGCCGGTATGGTGGAAAGCGCCCTGGAAGCCAAGGCGCAGAAGACGGATTTCAGCGAGTTTGAACTTGAACTCAATGCGCTGATCCGCAAGCACTTCCCGCACTGGCAAGCGCTGGATATCAGCAAGTGA
- a CDS encoding SLC13 family permease yields the protein MTLEQYWVLGLVLGLVGLLSCTRLPASWAFASVALLSYVSNSLSLNELSSSFTDSSLLTLVLLLLSSVALEKTRLISWVGLQLSRGGLRSVLTKLWVSTSVLSSFTANTAVVASLIGAIKRNQRYAPSKLMLPMAFAATFGGTLTLIGTSTNLVINSFLDRAGLPLLHFFSTTGVALGVVLAGMLMLWLIADRLPITEKPDEEGALPYFLEARIKAGSSLIGKTVAEAGLRHLRKLFLAEIQRGDDTIIPVTPETVLQQDDILLFAGDMESVAVLQEIEGLSLYGHHTMNGQSLAEAIISHSSSLNGMSLKDARFRERFDAVVVAVRRGHERLQGGLGSIVLQAGDALLLVPGKQFCSRQQVLEKEFLLVNGVDSATRLSSRRSGWVLAGFATVVGLAMFEQLPLLKGLTLFVTGLLLTGVVSLSELKRRFPIDIVLIVGGALALSQAMGNSGISALLAKEMVLGFSGVQLTLVVSGIYLLTLLLTELMSNNAAAALVCPIAISLAQGLGIDPMPFIMAVLFGASASFISPWGYQTNLLVFTVGNYRLRQYVGVGIPMAIAYSLAVLVLIPLLFPFQPL from the coding sequence ATGACGCTGGAGCAATATTGGGTGTTGGGACTGGTGCTGGGCCTGGTGGGCCTGCTCAGCTGCACCCGGCTGCCGGCCTCCTGGGCTTTTGCCAGCGTCGCTTTGCTGTCCTATGTGAGCAACTCACTGAGTCTCAATGAGTTGTCATCTTCCTTTACCGACTCATCCCTGCTGACCCTGGTGCTGCTGTTGCTGTCATCGGTGGCGCTGGAGAAGACCCGGCTGATAAGCTGGGTGGGGCTGCAGCTGAGCCGTGGCGGTCTGCGCTCGGTGCTCACCAAGCTGTGGGTGTCCACCTCGGTATTGTCTTCCTTTACCGCCAACACCGCCGTGGTGGCCAGCCTCATTGGTGCCATCAAGCGCAATCAGCGTTATGCGCCCTCCAAGCTGATGCTGCCCATGGCCTTTGCCGCCACCTTTGGCGGTACCCTGACCCTGATTGGCACCTCTACCAATTTGGTGATCAACAGCTTTCTCGACCGGGCCGGTTTGCCGCTGCTGCACTTTTTCAGTACCACTGGGGTGGCGTTGGGGGTAGTGCTGGCGGGTATGTTGATGCTGTGGCTGATTGCCGATCGCCTGCCCATCACCGAAAAGCCCGATGAGGAAGGGGCCTTGCCCTATTTTCTCGAGGCCAGGATCAAGGCCGGTTCCAGCCTGATTGGCAAGACGGTGGCGGAGGCGGGGCTAAGGCATCTGCGCAAGCTGTTCCTGGCGGAAATCCAGCGCGGGGATGACACTATCATCCCCGTCACTCCTGAGACGGTGCTGCAGCAGGACGATATCTTGCTGTTTGCCGGCGACATGGAGTCGGTAGCCGTGCTGCAGGAAATCGAGGGCCTCAGCCTCTACGGCCACCACACAATGAACGGTCAGAGCCTGGCGGAAGCCATCATCAGCCACTCCTCGTCACTCAATGGCATGAGCCTCAAGGATGCCCGCTTTCGCGAGCGCTTTGATGCCGTGGTGGTGGCGGTGCGCCGCGGTCACGAACGGCTGCAGGGCGGTCTGGGCTCCATAGTGCTGCAGGCCGGTGATGCCCTGTTGCTGGTGCCGGGCAAGCAATTTTGCAGCCGCCAGCAGGTGCTGGAAAAAGAATTTTTGTTGGTCAACGGTGTGGACTCGGCCACCCGTCTGTCTTCCCGTCGCAGCGGCTGGGTCTTGGCCGGCTTTGCCACCGTGGTGGGGCTGGCCATGTTCGAGCAGCTGCCGCTGCTCAAGGGCCTGACCCTGTTTGTGACCGGTCTGCTGCTGACCGGTGTGGTCAGCCTGTCGGAGCTCAAGCGCCGCTTCCCCATAGACATAGTGCTGATTGTCGGTGGCGCCCTGGCTCTGTCCCAGGCCATGGGCAACAGCGGCATCTCGGCGCTGCTGGCGAAAGAAATGGTGCTGGGCTTCTCCGGAGTGCAACTGACCCTGGTGGTGTCAGGTATTTACCTCTTGACCCTGCTGCTGACGGAACTGATGTCGAACAATGCTGCCGCGGCCCTGGTGTGCCCAATCGCCATCAGCCTGGCCCAGGGCCTTGGCATAGATCCCATGCCCTTTATCATGGCGGTGCTGTTCGGTGCCAGCGCCAGTTTTATCAGCCCCTGGGGCTACCAGACCAACCTCTTGGTATTTACCGTGGGCAATTACCGCTTGCGCCAATACGTGGGTGTGGGTATACCCATGGCCATAGCCTACAGCCTGGCGGTGCTGGTGCTGATCCCACTGTTGTTCCCGTTTCAGCCTTTGTGA
- the cysC gene encoding adenylyl-sulfate kinase → MNNIVWHQHAVTRELRAGHKGHRGAILWFTGLSGAGKSTLAGALESALHERGVHSYLLDGDNVRHGLCKDLGFSADDRRENIRRVGEVAKLMLDAGLIVLSAFVSPQRAERELVRELVADGEFIEVHVATPLEVCESRDPKGLYQKARAGEIKDFTGISAPYEAPVGAELVIDTSEGDLEAQVGRLLDYLASGGYIPA, encoded by the coding sequence ATGAATAATATCGTTTGGCACCAGCATGCCGTCACCCGGGAACTCAGGGCCGGCCACAAGGGCCACAGGGGCGCCATTCTCTGGTTTACCGGTCTGTCCGGTGCCGGCAAGAGCACCCTGGCGGGGGCTTTGGAAAGCGCGCTCCATGAGCGCGGGGTGCACTCCTATCTGCTTGACGGTGACAACGTCCGTCATGGTCTGTGCAAGGACCTGGGGTTTTCCGCCGACGACAGGCGCGAGAACATTCGCCGGGTCGGCGAGGTGGCCAAGCTGATGCTGGACGCCGGGCTGATAGTGCTGAGCGCCTTTGTGTCACCCCAGCGGGCAGAGCGGGAGCTGGTGCGCGAGCTTGTGGCCGACGGGGAGTTTATCGAGGTACATGTGGCAACGCCGCTTGAGGTGTGCGAAAGCCGAGATCCAAAGGGCCTTTACCAGAAGGCCCGGGCCGGTGAGATTAAGGACTTTACCGGGATTTCCGCGCCCTATGAGGCACCTGTCGGTGCTGAGTTGGTGATAGACACCAGTGAAGGGGACCTGGAAGCCCAGGTCGGCAGGCTGTTGGATTATCTTGCCAGCGGTGGGTATATTCCCGCCTGA
- a CDS encoding uracil-DNA glycosylase family protein translates to MNTIVFDPWIGSRYESENHFGRRVLVLGESHYGDVSEIRPTFTKEIIKRLGQDERCAFFTKVSKVLLDFDADTYISDSQRSDIWEDVAFYNYIPSFVSEDARVRPNSEQWASAQMPFKQVIDILKPQFILVLGKELGAQIPKVDPSIQVCVIQHPSTGFSYEEWNPVFQKALSVAVNG, encoded by the coding sequence GTGAATACAATAGTTTTTGACCCATGGATTGGGAGTAGATACGAATCAGAAAACCATTTTGGGCGTAGAGTTTTGGTGTTAGGTGAATCACATTATGGTGATGTATCTGAAATAAGGCCTACCTTTACTAAAGAAATTATTAAAAGACTAGGGCAAGATGAGAGATGCGCTTTTTTTACGAAAGTCTCTAAGGTCTTGCTTGATTTCGATGCCGATACGTATATCAGTGATAGCCAGCGTTCTGACATTTGGGAGGACGTTGCTTTTTATAACTATATTCCAAGTTTTGTGAGTGAGGATGCTAGAGTTCGGCCAAACTCAGAACAATGGGCATCTGCACAAATGCCCTTTAAACAGGTTATAGATATTCTTAAGCCGCAATTTATATTGGTGTTGGGCAAAGAGTTAGGTGCGCAAATCCCTAAAGTCGATCCGTCTATTCAGGTATGTGTAATTCAACACCCATCGACAGGATTTAGCTACGAGGAGTGGAATCCAGTATTTCAAAAAGCTTTGTCAGTTGCAGTTAACGGCTAA
- a CDS encoding transglycosylase domain-containing protein, whose amino-acid sequence MIVEDYKQGWRQHFPTYHFDNRDIALEEYKVAAKNLESEERVFLNASNVTLVSSAALGSLLVGSSGQLMTVFGGIIPSYIISLILLSIIIGFSFISLKYFSDRQRAIIFAGRKVIILRRMLGLSYGNIQLLLPNWRVEGADQPLALKLFPGWLTYAAYPFWIISIISSSVILFLSTNFIKQNPDIIPTEYNVVFIFLMGLVWFMSSMITYRSSLLDTHETSRLIFYKFISRIIGLPVIENVEYIIYRAKLAVYETDRLKVSTENIKKFLIFIEDRDFYNHSGISYKSLIRSVLGLVKIKPRSGGSTIVQQLIRTLFITNLRKTKRRKFIELSLAPWLTKVIGKDLILDIYISSVRFEIRRFGVIEAMEHFWGRVENNPNNAQSFFLIERVSNIRSKLLVNKIVETVRSAKERGLLSDDDVNSLIDIYVDAVKSEKIISDQTELLKLTEGVNA is encoded by the coding sequence TTGATCGTAGAAGACTATAAACAAGGATGGCGTCAGCACTTTCCAACTTACCATTTTGATAATCGCGATATCGCTTTGGAAGAGTACAAGGTCGCAGCCAAAAACTTAGAATCTGAAGAAAGAGTTTTCCTAAATGCTTCAAACGTGACGCTTGTTTCTTCAGCCGCGTTAGGATCTTTGTTGGTTGGCTCATCAGGCCAACTAATGACTGTATTTGGTGGCATAATTCCTTCATATATTATTTCATTAATTCTACTATCTATAATTATTGGATTTTCATTTATCAGCTTAAAGTATTTTTCTGATCGACAGAGAGCAATAATATTTGCGGGAAGAAAAGTTATTATTTTGAGACGAATGCTGGGGTTAAGCTACGGAAATATCCAACTCCTTCTACCTAACTGGAGGGTCGAAGGCGCGGATCAACCTCTGGCCTTAAAATTATTTCCTGGGTGGCTAACATATGCAGCATATCCATTTTGGATTATCTCGATTATTTCAAGTTCCGTAATATTGTTTTTGAGTACCAATTTTATAAAGCAAAACCCTGATATCATTCCAACAGAATATAATGTTGTTTTTATTTTTCTAATGGGATTAGTTTGGTTTATGTCTTCAATGATAACCTATCGTTCATCATTGCTAGATACTCATGAAACGTCTCGTCTAATATTTTATAAATTCATTTCTAGGATTATAGGTTTGCCTGTAATTGAGAATGTTGAATATATTATTTATCGCGCCAAGCTGGCCGTTTATGAAACAGATAGACTTAAAGTTTCTACAGAAAATATTAAGAAGTTTCTTATATTTATCGAAGACAGAGATTTTTACAATCACTCTGGAATTAGCTATAAGTCACTTATAAGAAGCGTGTTGGGTTTAGTGAAAATAAAGCCAAGATCTGGTGGCTCAACCATTGTGCAGCAGCTTATAAGAACACTATTTATAACAAATTTAAGAAAGACAAAACGACGAAAGTTTATAGAATTGTCATTAGCGCCCTGGCTTACAAAAGTGATCGGCAAGGATTTAATTCTAGATATCTATATTTCCTCTGTGCGCTTCGAGATTCGACGATTTGGTGTCATCGAAGCGATGGAGCACTTTTGGGGCCGGGTTGAGAATAATCCAAATAATGCCCAAAGCTTTTTTCTTATAGAAAGAGTTAGCAATATTAGATCTAAACTACTCGTTAACAAAATAGTTGAAACTGTTCGGTCTGCAAAGGAAAGAGGGCTACTAAGTGATGATGATGTAAATAGCCTTATTGATATATATGTGGACGCTGTAAAAAGCGAAAAAATCATATCGGATCAAACTGAGCTACTTAAATTAACTGAGGGTGTAAATGCATAA
- a CDS encoding TIGR03899 family protein: MSEEQEVVIEQLDSGRDKDVSARKKALLLGRLLGLASEQNYSPASQSLAERAEHRARKQAAQCQANVETIYALALKYTPSDVVGNDPDPDWIYQFFAMAEQIHNRRMQELWARILAHELTNPGNFSLRSLETLKRLTWREALVLEKALGLSAQINGDTRLKLVSGYRLTGGLGQYFRKSTAISLPLSQFGLPYSAILTLVEAGILHGSEFETGELAPRQGLRFALPESELTLTPKHSHLLLTYYRFTPVGDELAQLVKPRQDGAFVSGLKAVFARDFELN; the protein is encoded by the coding sequence ATGAGTGAAGAGCAGGAAGTCGTCATAGAACAGCTGGATTCCGGTCGCGACAAGGATGTGTCGGCCCGTAAAAAGGCGCTGCTGCTCGGCCGACTGCTGGGACTCGCCAGTGAGCAAAACTACAGCCCCGCCAGCCAAAGCCTGGCCGAGCGCGCCGAGCACAGGGCCCGCAAACAGGCGGCCCAATGCCAGGCCAACGTGGAAACCATCTATGCCCTGGCGCTCAAGTACACCCCATCCGATGTGGTCGGCAACGATCCCGACCCCGATTGGATTTACCAATTTTTCGCCATGGCGGAGCAAATTCATAACCGCCGCATGCAGGAGCTGTGGGCCCGGATCCTGGCCCACGAGCTGACCAATCCCGGCAACTTCAGCCTCCGCAGTCTGGAAACCCTCAAGCGCCTCACCTGGCGCGAAGCCCTGGTGCTGGAAAAGGCCCTGGGGCTGTCGGCCCAGATCAACGGTGATACCCGCCTGAAACTGGTCAGCGGCTACCGCCTCACCGGCGGCCTGGGACAATACTTTCGCAAGAGCACTGCCATCAGCCTGCCGCTGTCGCAGTTCGGCCTGCCCTACTCGGCGATTTTGACCTTGGTGGAAGCCGGGATTTTACACGGCAGTGAATTTGAAACCGGCGAGCTGGCACCGCGTCAGGGACTGAGGTTCGCCCTGCCGGAATCCGAGCTTACCCTGACCCCCAAGCACAGCCACCTGCTGCTGACCTACTACCGCTTCACCCCGGTGGGGGATGAGCTGGCGCAGTTGGTGAAACCCCGCCAGGATGGGGCCTTTGTCTCCGGTCTCAAGGCCGTGTTTGCCAGGGACTTTGAACTTAACTAG